From a single Fulvivirga ulvae genomic region:
- a CDS encoding glycosyltransferase, whose translation MNFTEFSSRYEQVAVQQYPHQVKTTEPLVSVCVQTYQHEPFIRQCLDSILQQKTNFTFEVLIGEDASKDETRNICIEYANKYSDKVRLFLHNRENNIRIDGTPTGRFNFAYNLFSSKGKYIALCEGDDYWTDPLKLQKQIDFLEENERFVISFHDTMVVDENNKLIREGRIKNLKAERQQYELVKGAHLPTNSVVFRNLLKSYPERFFRSKNGDTFLFAILGQHGPGYFNKEVANSVYRVHSNGMWSTANKIEKLRSSRNTFDNLNTVISWQYKHVVNRKLMSINWRLLRTPVGGIEKLKVALRLLKHCTNHMVFVWFRNKG comes from the coding sequence ATGAACTTTACAGAATTTAGTAGTAGGTACGAACAGGTTGCTGTACAACAATATCCCCACCAGGTAAAAACAACAGAACCTTTGGTTTCGGTATGTGTACAGACATATCAGCATGAACCATTTATCAGGCAATGTTTGGATAGCATATTACAGCAAAAGACAAATTTTACTTTTGAAGTGTTAATAGGAGAGGATGCCTCAAAAGATGAAACTAGAAATATTTGTATTGAATATGCTAATAAATATTCAGACAAAGTTCGTCTCTTCCTGCATAATCGGGAAAACAATATTAGGATAGACGGAACTCCTACCGGCCGATTTAATTTTGCATATAATTTATTCTCATCAAAAGGGAAATACATTGCCCTTTGTGAGGGCGATGATTACTGGACAGACCCCCTTAAACTGCAAAAGCAAATTGACTTTTTGGAAGAAAATGAGCGCTTTGTAATCAGCTTTCATGATACGATGGTGGTTGATGAAAATAATAAGTTAATTCGGGAAGGAAGAATAAAGAATTTGAAAGCTGAAAGACAGCAATATGAATTAGTAAAGGGTGCACATTTACCAACCAATTCTGTTGTTTTTAGAAATTTGCTCAAATCGTATCCTGAGCGTTTTTTTAGATCAAAGAATGGAGATACTTTTTTATTTGCTATTTTAGGACAGCATGGACCAGGATACTTCAATAAAGAGGTGGCAAATTCTGTTTATAGGGTCCATAGCAATGGTATGTGGAGCACAGCAAATAAAATTGAAAAATTAAGATCTTCAAGGAATACTTTTGATAACCTTAACACAGTTATTAGCTGGCAGTATAAGCATGTGGTTAATCGAAAGTTGATGAGTATTAACTGGAGGCTTCTCCGAACTCCTGTGGGAGGAATTGAAAAGTTGAAAGTAGCCTTAAGATTGTTAAAACATTGTACTAATCATATGGTATTCGTCTGGTTTAGAAATAAGGGATAA
- a CDS encoding sulfotransferase domain-containing protein, translated as MHIHRVAIHSVPRSGSSWFGALMDAHPEIIYKYQPLFSYAFKGFLSESSEEKDIIDFFNSISITKDDFLDQLESKNKGLVTEFLKTEPKAIVYKEVRYHHILKNMLERDKEVRVIGLIRNPLAVIYSWWTAPKEFKRELGWNFENEWLEAPSKNLNRKEEFNGYQKWKEVAILFNNLKVMFPDRFLLVKYSDLLHETEHVVNSVMKFIGLNIDIQQLDFIKASKGRHTTDAYGVFKKKPDDFEWVGRLPDSMVEYIKNDLDKTKLKEYLDQ; from the coding sequence ATGCATATTCATAGAGTAGCTATACATAGTGTCCCTCGTTCTGGTTCCTCATGGTTCGGAGCATTGATGGATGCGCATCCTGAAATAATTTATAAGTACCAGCCCCTGTTTTCCTACGCTTTTAAAGGTTTCTTAAGTGAGTCATCTGAAGAGAAGGATATTATTGATTTTTTTAACAGCATAAGCATTACAAAGGATGATTTTCTAGACCAGCTTGAATCTAAAAATAAAGGACTTGTTACTGAGTTTCTAAAAACAGAACCAAAAGCTATAGTCTATAAAGAAGTTCGCTATCATCATATTCTTAAGAATATGCTAGAACGTGATAAAGAGGTAAGAGTGATTGGATTAATAAGGAACCCACTGGCAGTTATTTATTCTTGGTGGACAGCACCGAAGGAGTTTAAGAGAGAATTGGGATGGAACTTTGAAAATGAGTGGTTGGAGGCGCCGTCGAAAAACCTGAATAGAAAAGAGGAATTTAATGGATATCAAAAATGGAAAGAAGTGGCAATCTTGTTTAATAATCTAAAAGTAATGTTTCCTGATAGATTCCTTCTTGTAAAATATAGTGATTTGCTTCATGAGACTGAGCACGTAGTTAATAGTGTTATGAAGTTTATTGGTTTAAATATTGATATACAGCAGTTAGACTTTATAAAAGCGAGTAAGGGTAGACATACCACTGATGCTTATGGAGTCTTTAAGAAAAAACCTGATGACTTTGAATGGGTAGGGAGGCTACCGGATTCGATGGTTGAGTATATTAAAAATGACCTTGACAAAACTAAACTGAAGGAATATCTGGATCAATGA
- a CDS encoding WbqC family protein, translated as MGRKIAVMQPYVFPYLGYFQLINSVDIFVLYDDVNFIKQGWINRNKILLNGKESLFTVPINGVSSFRPIRETEISGPIYLKWQKKFLKSLRQSYIKAPFFENIYPIIETVILRNHKNIGELAGDSIQLVSNYLGIDTEFLYSSECFSDSKSLDKADRLIAIVNELSGDHYINPSGGKELYQKGMFEKAGLKLSFIKNHLRPYTQLGEEFKAGLSIIDVLMFNDIEEIQKMLTQFELE; from the coding sequence ATGGGTAGAAAGATTGCAGTGATGCAGCCATATGTTTTTCCATACTTAGGATACTTCCAACTTATAAACAGTGTAGACATATTTGTGCTGTATGACGATGTCAATTTCATAAAGCAAGGCTGGATCAATAGAAATAAAATTTTACTTAATGGCAAGGAGAGTTTATTTACAGTCCCAATAAATGGAGTTAGTTCGTTTAGGCCAATTCGAGAGACGGAGATTAGCGGACCAATTTACCTGAAATGGCAAAAAAAATTTCTGAAATCGCTTAGGCAGTCATATATAAAAGCGCCTTTTTTTGAAAACATATATCCGATTATAGAGACGGTAATTTTAAGAAACCATAAAAATATTGGCGAATTGGCCGGAGATAGTATACAGCTTGTGAGTAACTATCTGGGGATAGATACAGAATTTTTATATTCATCGGAATGCTTTTCAGATTCAAAAAGCTTAGACAAGGCAGATAGATTAATTGCAATTGTAAACGAGCTATCCGGAGATCATTATATTAACCCATCCGGGGGAAAGGAACTATACCAAAAGGGAATGTTTGAGAAAGCTGGTCTTAAATTATCTTTTATTAAAAACCATCTAAGACCATATACTCAATTGGGAGAAGAGTTTAAGGCAGGATTATCGATTATTGATGTGTTAATGTTTAATGATATAGAAGAAATACAGAAAATGTTAACACAATTTGAGCTTGAGTAA
- a CDS encoding DegT/DnrJ/EryC1/StrS family aminotransferase — protein sequence MIPVTKPYLPPLEKYQQYVADIYQRHWLTNNGPLVNELELSLKRYLNTKHLLFVSNGTVALQLAIKTLGLKGEIITTPFSYVATTSSIVWEGCRPVFVDIDKKTLNIDPDQIEKSITKNTSAILATHCFGNACDMESIQSIADRYKLRVIYDAAHCFGTTYKGKNIFEYGDISTTSLHATKLMHSIEGGLVITKDAELLKRMAYMRNFGHDGPEKFNGVGINGKNSEFHAAMGLCVLDDIELILAKRKAQCEHYDKILLNLDVRRPDIQEGCGYNYAYYPVIFKTEEEALLMKRALEEKKNLSPQVFFPFIKHFGLRKQSRYTSIQ from the coding sequence ATGATCCCTGTCACAAAGCCGTATCTTCCCCCTCTTGAAAAGTATCAGCAATATGTTGCCGACATATATCAGCGGCATTGGTTAACTAATAATGGCCCGCTTGTCAATGAGCTTGAACTATCATTAAAGAGATATTTAAATACGAAACATTTGCTCTTTGTTAGCAATGGGACTGTGGCCTTGCAACTGGCCATAAAGACTTTAGGCTTAAAGGGGGAGATCATAACTACACCCTTTTCTTATGTGGCAACTACAAGTAGTATAGTATGGGAAGGGTGCAGACCTGTTTTTGTTGACATTGATAAGAAAACTTTAAATATAGACCCCGATCAGATAGAAAAGTCGATAACCAAGAATACTTCTGCAATATTAGCCACGCATTGCTTTGGAAATGCTTGTGATATGGAGTCTATTCAATCAATAGCGGATAGATATAAACTTAGAGTAATCTATGATGCTGCCCATTGCTTTGGTACTACATATAAGGGTAAAAATATTTTCGAATATGGTGATATAAGCACTACAAGCCTACATGCCACTAAATTAATGCACTCTATAGAAGGAGGTTTAGTAATCACCAAAGATGCGGAATTGCTAAAACGAATGGCTTATATGCGCAATTTTGGACATGACGGGCCAGAAAAATTTAACGGCGTTGGAATAAATGGTAAAAACTCGGAGTTTCACGCCGCTATGGGTCTTTGTGTACTGGATGATATAGAATTAATATTGGCGAAGCGTAAAGCTCAGTGTGAACATTATGATAAGATATTATTAAACTTGGACGTAAGGCGACCTGATATTCAAGAAGGGTGTGGTTATAATTATGCGTATTACCCGGTTATCTTCAAAACAGAAGAAGAAGCACTATTAATGAAAAGAGCCCTTGAAGAGAAAAAAAATCTTTCCCCGCAGGTATTTTTTCCCTTCATTAAGCACTTTGGACTACGTAAACAGTCAAGATACACCTCAATCCAATGA
- a CDS encoding sulfotransferase family protein yields MSKSNKGGIFLLGSERSGSNLLRTLIGNHSKISAPVAPHFCDAFGNAYNYYLPLSLSNRVMLLKDMELYANHEYNGWNLNMDYDKVCNKYGLNSIVEFAHALYQEKACSEECELYFSKDNHNHKYALAILKDLPDAKFIYLYRDPRDHVASWLRTPLFMHTAYSVITKWKKEQRDILNLHNLYNVDMCFVKYEDLISNTESVMTNVLGYINLKVEEACFNTNKETKEAKRNPLWKNLDKPILKENKNKYKDKLKGADLNMVETIASHYMSGLKYEPTTNQDWNMGNPYFFKLNQIIQTKHSSIVNRKLKEKEMAALRDKIQFRKELFKKFK; encoded by the coding sequence ATGAGTAAAAGCAATAAAGGAGGAATTTTTCTTTTGGGTTCAGAAAGATCAGGGAGCAACTTGTTAAGAACTTTAATAGGCAACCACTCAAAGATCAGTGCACCTGTAGCTCCACATTTTTGTGATGCGTTTGGAAATGCTTATAACTATTATCTTCCCTTATCCTTAAGCAATAGGGTGATGCTTTTAAAGGATATGGAGCTTTATGCTAATCATGAATATAATGGGTGGAATCTGAATATGGATTATGATAAGGTCTGCAATAAGTACGGACTAAATTCCATTGTTGAATTTGCACATGCTTTATATCAGGAGAAGGCATGTTCCGAGGAGTGTGAACTATATTTTTCTAAGGATAATCATAACCATAAATATGCATTGGCTATATTGAAGGATCTGCCAGATGCAAAGTTCATATACCTATATAGAGATCCGCGAGATCATGTAGCTTCATGGTTAAGAACACCTCTTTTTATGCATACCGCTTATTCGGTAATAACTAAATGGAAGAAAGAACAAAGAGATATACTTAACCTACATAATTTGTACAATGTTGATATGTGTTTCGTGAAATATGAAGATTTAATTTCCAATACCGAAAGCGTAATGACGAATGTACTAGGTTATATTAACCTGAAGGTTGAGGAAGCTTGCTTTAATACCAATAAAGAAACCAAGGAAGCTAAGCGTAATCCTCTTTGGAAAAATCTGGATAAGCCTATATTAAAGGAGAATAAAAATAAGTATAAGGACAAGTTAAAGGGTGCAGATTTGAATATGGTTGAAACTATTGCCAGTCACTATATGAGTGGTCTGAAATACGAGCCTACAACAAACCAGGATTGGAATATGGGAAACCCTTATTTTTTTAAGCTAAATCAAATTATTCAAACGAAGCACTCATCAATTGTAAATAGAAAACTAAAAGAAAAGGAAATGGCGGCTTTAAGGGATAAAATCCAGTTTAGGAAAGAACTTTTTAAAAAATTCAAATAA
- a CDS encoding lipopolysaccharide biosynthesis protein, with protein sequence MSEQSLKKRSFYAFAWNMSGTLLRQGSGFIISIFLARLLEPSEFGLVGMAMVFISISQVFIDVGFASALIQNKENTRLTYSSVFYLNLSVGLFLTVLFYFLAPFVGSFYNNTEITGLLKWLSLIFIFNSLNQVQAAILKRELNFKLLTVRGVISNLVGGVLGVVFAFQGFGVYALVIQQLSTSFLGTILLWSASGWKPDFSFSLKELKKLTGFSAFMFFDRFASMIFQKLDILFIGKVFSPATLGFYSRAESLNSQVTTYTSKSLMSVFFPVLSGLQDDLDKFNKVYFKVVSFICFLSFLISGLLFILAEPIIIGLFGENWAFSIVLFQILVFKSFNPPLNSMMLNALLSRGKSKENFKIGIVRKIIRALPIVIGLLYGLIPFVWAVTGLSYILTVYNSYFIQRYLGISMIYHLRKIFEGIIPFIIFVLLAYYLGNTLLIKIILSIVYIIFYLFYSSLIRMEGLVLAREEFSNILKKIL encoded by the coding sequence ATGAGTGAGCAAAGCCTCAAAAAGCGTTCTTTTTATGCCTTTGCATGGAACATGTCTGGTACCTTGTTGCGGCAAGGAAGTGGGTTTATTATTTCCATTTTTCTGGCCCGGCTATTGGAGCCGTCCGAGTTTGGTTTGGTAGGAATGGCAATGGTGTTTATCAGCATCAGTCAAGTATTTATTGATGTTGGCTTTGCATCAGCGCTTATTCAAAATAAAGAAAATACGAGGCTAACATATAGTTCTGTCTTTTATCTCAATTTGTCGGTAGGCTTGTTTTTAACCGTATTGTTTTACTTTTTGGCGCCCTTCGTGGGATCCTTTTATAACAATACTGAGATAACCGGCTTATTAAAGTGGCTTTCTTTGATTTTTATTTTTAATTCGCTTAATCAGGTACAGGCCGCAATATTAAAACGGGAGTTGAACTTTAAGTTGTTGACAGTTCGAGGTGTAATATCTAACCTAGTTGGAGGGGTATTGGGTGTAGTCTTTGCTTTTCAGGGATTTGGAGTGTACGCTTTGGTAATACAGCAATTAAGCACATCCTTCTTAGGTACCATTTTATTATGGTCAGCTTCAGGCTGGAAGCCAGATTTCTCTTTTTCTTTAAAAGAACTGAAAAAACTGACAGGCTTTAGTGCGTTTATGTTCTTTGATCGGTTTGCCTCAATGATTTTTCAAAAACTGGATATACTGTTTATAGGCAAGGTTTTTTCACCAGCGACACTTGGCTTTTATTCTCGCGCGGAGTCATTAAATTCTCAGGTGACAACCTATACATCCAAAAGTTTAATGTCTGTGTTTTTCCCTGTTTTGAGTGGCTTGCAAGATGATCTGGATAAATTTAATAAAGTTTATTTTAAGGTTGTAAGCTTTATATGCTTCCTCTCTTTCTTAATTTCAGGTCTGTTATTCATTTTGGCAGAACCAATCATTATAGGTTTGTTTGGAGAAAACTGGGCATTTAGCATAGTCCTTTTCCAAATTTTGGTTTTTAAAAGCTTTAACCCTCCATTAAACTCAATGATGCTAAATGCTTTGCTTAGTAGGGGAAAATCAAAGGAAAATTTTAAGATCGGAATTGTAAGAAAGATTATCAGAGCATTGCCGATCGTAATAGGTCTGTTATATGGGTTAATTCCTTTTGTTTGGGCGGTTACCGGGTTAAGTTATATTCTAACTGTATACAATTCTTACTTTATTCAAAGGTATTTGGGCATAAGCATGATATATCACTTAAGGAAAATTTTTGAAGGGATAATCCCTTTTATAATCTTTGTACTGTTGGCTTATTATTTAGGAAATACTCTACTTATAAAAATAATTCTATCAATTGTCTATATAATTTTTTATTTGTTTTACTCCTCTCTAATTAGAATGGAGGGGCTGGTATTGGCCAGAGAAGAGTTTAGTAATATTTTGAAAAAGATTTTATGA
- a CDS encoding GumC family protein: MKNTFEHEDLENFEGEQQVSRKNIQLINYKRVFVRAIKYWYLIIITVLIALVCAYIINRYSTKIYPVTASIIIRESEENAGAKFLYNNALVNPYRNFYNELYILKSYPLMQKVVEELNFTTAFYREGNIKTVEYYDVNFPVEFHILDGASMPWGRSMGFKIKNQTHFELEYLNQDDTKGGKRFEQLAFNDTLKINGFKLYVLKKHEINNEILNQFYIVKFIDPFQLAKKYSGKLRAEWAQQGASVVNLDISGPVPEKEIAFLNKFIERYQEYDVNKKNQVATKSLEFLDQQLDFIGDSLRFYENKILAFRQNNASSNLSAEAGRLYARLQDLEAQKVKMNLQDNYFKYLEGVLEKRQLKDDQLVTPSSVGITDAVLVGLIEELINLQGSIYKENGAERLEDNPLFQERKRRIGQLKKLILEGIENYRETQKINRDFINQQISTIETELSRLPRMEQELVDIQRNYSLRENLYNFLLQKRAEAGISRASTTSDIVVVNPPLIAGGQISPKPVQNYLVALLIGLVLPSLLFVILELLNQKIQSKEDIEGLTAIPVVGGIGHNSEKGNLIAYEKPRSGLAESFRALRSNLNYFTEGKNKKMFVITSSIAGEGKTFTTINLATIFAFADKKTIIVGADMRKPRIYDDFGLSNDKGLSQYLSGIKSQDEVIQKTHVPNLDIISAGPVPPNPSELLMTSRLEQMIDNLFEYYDFLIFDTPPIALVTDAFLLSKKADHTLFLVRQNYTPIQALQNIQEFYELGKLRGVSILLNDIKKSGMGYGYGYGYGYGYGYGYGYGYGVSRSKGNSHGYYKED; the protein is encoded by the coding sequence TTGAAGAATACATTTGAACATGAGGATCTTGAGAACTTTGAAGGAGAACAGCAAGTATCCCGAAAAAACATCCAATTAATCAATTATAAGCGAGTTTTTGTTAGGGCAATTAAGTATTGGTATTTAATTATAATTACTGTTCTTATCGCCTTAGTTTGCGCCTATATTATCAATCGGTATAGCACAAAAATTTATCCTGTAACAGCTTCGATTATTATAAGGGAAAGCGAGGAAAATGCAGGTGCGAAATTTTTGTATAACAACGCTTTGGTGAACCCATATAGAAACTTCTATAATGAACTTTATATATTAAAATCGTATCCACTGATGCAAAAAGTTGTTGAAGAGTTGAATTTTACAACAGCTTTTTATCGTGAGGGTAATATAAAAACAGTGGAGTATTATGATGTGAATTTTCCTGTTGAATTTCACATTTTGGATGGAGCATCTATGCCCTGGGGGAGATCTATGGGGTTTAAGATCAAGAATCAAACACATTTTGAACTTGAATATCTGAATCAGGATGATACAAAAGGAGGGAAGCGTTTTGAACAGCTTGCTTTTAATGACACATTAAAAATCAATGGTTTTAAGCTCTATGTCTTAAAAAAACATGAAATTAACAATGAAATACTCAACCAGTTTTATATTGTAAAGTTTATTGATCCGTTTCAATTGGCAAAAAAATATTCGGGAAAGTTAAGAGCTGAATGGGCCCAGCAAGGAGCTTCAGTTGTTAACCTGGATATTTCAGGTCCTGTGCCGGAAAAAGAAATCGCTTTTCTGAATAAATTTATAGAGAGATATCAGGAGTATGATGTCAATAAAAAAAATCAGGTAGCTACTAAATCTCTGGAATTTCTTGATCAGCAGTTAGATTTTATTGGGGACTCACTTCGTTTTTACGAAAATAAAATCCTTGCCTTTAGGCAGAACAATGCAAGTAGTAACCTGAGTGCCGAAGCTGGGAGACTTTATGCGAGACTTCAGGATTTAGAAGCGCAGAAAGTGAAAATGAATTTGCAAGATAATTACTTTAAGTATCTGGAGGGTGTGTTAGAAAAGCGCCAGTTAAAGGATGATCAATTAGTGACTCCATCTAGTGTTGGTATTACAGATGCAGTTCTGGTAGGCCTAATTGAAGAGTTAATAAATTTACAAGGGAGCATCTATAAAGAAAATGGAGCGGAGAGACTTGAAGATAACCCACTTTTTCAGGAGAGAAAACGGAGAATAGGTCAATTAAAAAAGCTTATTTTAGAGGGTATAGAGAATTATCGCGAAACTCAAAAAATTAATAGAGATTTTATCAATCAGCAGATATCAACGATTGAAACTGAATTATCCAGACTCCCAAGAATGGAACAGGAACTCGTGGATATTCAACGGAATTATTCATTACGAGAAAATTTATATAATTTTTTATTGCAGAAACGAGCTGAAGCGGGAATTTCCCGTGCTTCTACAACTTCTGATATCGTTGTGGTCAATCCTCCTTTAATTGCGGGAGGACAGATATCCCCTAAACCTGTTCAGAATTACCTTGTGGCGCTGTTGATAGGGTTAGTGCTTCCTTCTTTATTATTTGTGATTTTAGAACTTCTTAACCAAAAGATTCAATCCAAGGAGGACATTGAAGGGCTTACGGCCATACCTGTTGTAGGTGGTATTGGACACAACAGTGAAAAGGGTAATTTAATTGCTTATGAAAAACCAAGATCGGGATTGGCTGAATCATTTAGAGCACTGAGAAGTAATTTAAATTATTTTACAGAAGGTAAGAACAAAAAGATGTTTGTTATAACATCATCTATTGCCGGTGAGGGTAAGACTTTCACTACGATTAATCTGGCAACAATATTTGCATTTGCAGACAAGAAAACAATCATAGTTGGTGCAGATATGAGAAAACCTCGTATTTATGATGACTTTGGCTTGTCAAATGATAAAGGTCTAAGCCAATATTTATCAGGAATTAAATCTCAGGATGAGGTAATTCAAAAAACTCATGTGCCAAATCTGGATATAATTAGTGCCGGACCAGTTCCGCCTAATCCAAGTGAATTATTAATGACAAGCAGGTTAGAGCAAATGATTGATAATCTTTTTGAGTATTACGATTTTCTCATTTTTGATACACCTCCAATAGCGTTGGTAACAGACGCATTCCTGTTGTCTAAAAAAGCTGACCATACGCTTTTTTTGGTTCGTCAGAACTATACGCCAATACAAGCTCTTCAAAACATTCAGGAGTTCTATGAATTAGGAAAACTGCGGGGGGTTAGCATATTGCTTAATGATATTAAAAAATCAGGTATGGGTTATGGCTACGGCTACGGCTACGGTTATGGCTATGGTTATGGCTACGGATATGGCTATGGGGTGTCCCGAAGTAAAGGCAATAGTCATGGTTATTATAAAGAGGATTAA
- a CDS encoding polysaccharide biosynthesis/export family protein, producing the protein MYLQHEDELSERDEIPRDTILRIHQMNITEYRIQPLDILSVNFESITDEEYDFFSKINPQRVGAGINQTLSGILVDTDGNIEYPVIGKVNVAGQTVFEAQERIQKIANQFLRDAVVRIRLLNFRFTVLGEVNNENVVNSYNTRITMMEAIGMAGGFGELADRSFVKVIRQVGNSSEVHYINLLEEQYIESSYYYVQQNDIIIVPPLKQRTFKKYFASNLGLWTSTLSAALFIVTLLRQ; encoded by the coding sequence GTGTATTTGCAGCATGAAGATGAGCTTAGTGAAAGAGATGAAATTCCAAGGGACACAATCTTGCGTATTCATCAAATGAACATTACAGAGTATAGAATTCAGCCTCTTGATATCCTTTCGGTAAACTTTGAAAGTATAACAGATGAGGAATATGATTTCTTCTCTAAGATCAACCCGCAACGAGTTGGGGCTGGTATAAATCAGACTCTTTCAGGAATTCTGGTTGATACAGATGGGAATATTGAATACCCGGTAATTGGAAAGGTTAATGTTGCAGGGCAGACAGTATTTGAAGCTCAGGAAAGGATTCAAAAGATAGCTAATCAATTTCTGAGAGATGCCGTTGTTAGAATTAGATTACTGAATTTTCGCTTCACTGTCTTGGGGGAGGTAAACAATGAAAATGTAGTTAATTCTTATAACACCAGAATTACAATGATGGAGGCAATTGGAATGGCTGGCGGGTTTGGAGAACTTGCAGACAGAAGCTTCGTTAAGGTCATAAGGCAAGTAGGTAATTCTTCAGAGGTTCATTACATAAATCTTCTGGAAGAACAATATATTGAGTCGTCTTATTATTATGTGCAACAGAACGATATTATTATAGTACCACCACTGAAACAACGTACCTTCAAAAAATACTTTGCTTCCAATCTCGGGTTATGGACATCAACGCTGTCGGCAGCATTATTTATAGTAACTTTATTACGACAGTAA
- the kdsA gene encoding 3-deoxy-8-phosphooctulonate synthase gives MEIFKESVKITENINLGGDRLVLFAGPCAAESYDICMETGAKVKEVCQQLDIDYVFKASFDKANRTSAGSYRGKGLDSGLEILSRVKKDLSVPAVTDIHESYQAKEVAEVVDVLQIPAFLCRQTDLLLAAAETGKMVKVKRGQFMAPEDMKYAVDKVRGAGNPNVCLTERGVSFGYHNLVVDMRALPTMRQYAPVVFDVTHSVQQPGGAGGTSGGQRQFAPYLGRAAAAVGVDGFFIETHPNPSKALSDGPNMVPLNEIEEFLKMLKEVWMLGKSFVK, from the coding sequence ATGGAGATATTTAAAGAAAGTGTTAAGATCACGGAAAATATAAATTTAGGAGGCGACAGGCTGGTGTTGTTTGCCGGGCCATGTGCAGCGGAAAGCTATGACATATGCATGGAAACCGGCGCAAAGGTAAAAGAGGTGTGCCAACAATTAGATATAGACTATGTATTCAAAGCCTCATTTGATAAAGCCAACCGTACATCTGCTGGCTCATATCGCGGTAAAGGTTTAGACTCAGGTCTTGAAATTCTTTCAAGAGTTAAAAAAGACCTGAGCGTTCCGGCTGTTACAGACATTCACGAATCATACCAGGCCAAAGAAGTAGCTGAAGTTGTAGACGTATTACAGATCCCTGCATTTCTATGCAGACAAACAGATTTACTGCTCGCGGCAGCTGAAACCGGTAAAATGGTCAAAGTAAAAAGAGGCCAGTTTATGGCGCCGGAAGACATGAAGTATGCAGTGGATAAGGTACGCGGAGCAGGCAACCCTAACGTTTGTCTGACCGAAAGGGGAGTATCATTCGGTTATCATAACCTTGTAGTCGACATGAGAGCACTCCCTACTATGCGACAATACGCTCCGGTAGTTTTTGACGTTACCCATAGCGTACAGCAGCCAGGAGGTGCAGGAGGCACCTCCGGAGGCCAACGACAGTTTGCCCCTTATCTGGGTAGAGCAGCTGCGGCAGTAGGAGTAGACGGTTTCTTCATAGAAACCCATCCCAATCCCTCAAAAGCATTAAGCGACGGGCCTAACATGGTGCCACTCAATGAAATAGAAGAGTTCCTCAAGATGCTGAAGGAAGTATGGATGTTGGGAAAAAGTTTTGTAAAATAG
- a CDS encoding KdsC family phosphatase translates to MEIILKKYSQSQIDKARKIKAIIFDVDGVLTNGGIIYSNSSDELKVFNVKDGQIIKHLKANNLIIGAITGRTSDLVARRCEELRLDFFYQHVKDKFAVYNDVLEKYRLSDDQVAYIGDDIIDLKLIKYAGLGVAPADALEYVKGYADLVTEKKGGEGVVRETADFILASQGLLEEIVKSYIDN, encoded by the coding sequence ATGGAAATTATCCTTAAAAAATATAGTCAATCTCAGATAGACAAGGCCAGGAAGATCAAAGCCATCATATTTGACGTTGATGGAGTGCTGACCAACGGCGGAATTATTTATAGCAACAGCAGTGACGAGCTGAAAGTCTTCAATGTAAAAGACGGACAGATCATTAAACACCTGAAAGCCAATAATCTAATCATAGGGGCGATCACCGGAAGAACATCCGATTTGGTCGCCAGGCGTTGCGAAGAACTTAGGCTGGACTTTTTTTATCAGCATGTAAAAGATAAATTTGCGGTTTATAATGATGTTCTGGAAAAGTACAGGCTTTCGGATGACCAGGTTGCTTATATAGGAGATGATATAATAGACCTGAAATTAATTAAATACGCAGGCCTGGGAGTGGCACCGGCAGATGCTCTGGAATACGTAAAGGGATATGCTGATTTAGTTACTGAAAAGAAAGGTGGAGAAGGAGTAGTTCGGGAAACCGCTGACTTCATTCTGGCTTCACAAGGCCTGTTGGAAGAAATAGTAAAGAGTTACATAGACAATTGA